Proteins co-encoded in one Cucurbita pepo subsp. pepo cultivar mu-cu-16 chromosome LG15, ASM280686v2, whole genome shotgun sequence genomic window:
- the LOC111811225 gene encoding probable WRKY transcription factor 69 isoform X1 — protein sequence MDRRVRTNPFVSEQEDPEATSDDGQPESPSDDNDSKPAAGPPPKKSRRGVQKRVVSVPIGDVEGSKSKGEAYPPSDSWAWRKYGQKPIKGSPYPRGYYRCSSSKGCPARKQVERSRVDPTKLVITYAFDHNHQLPATKSHHHHHNSSPSSAAIAAAPDFSSPGSTTTSSSTSSGDHTNTDLSLPAAAKFEEAAAVFASQPELELGGDSLMIKPCIGDFGWLADVAYDRILEGPICGGGDIFDDADVMVLSTRGDDEDESLFADLGELPEGSMVFGRRRAVQPDGPNRTRGRVLDC from the exons ATGGACCGCCGTGTTCGTACAAACCCATTTGTCTCAGAGCAAGAAGATCCAGAAGCCACGTCGGATGACGGCCAACCGGAGTCACCCTCCGACGACAATGATTCAAAACCCGCCGCCGGCCCCCCTCCCAAAAAGAG TAGAAGGGGAGTTCAGAAGAGAGTAGTGTCCGTACCGATCGGCGACGTGGAGGGATCTAAGAGCAAAGGGGAAGCATATCCACCGTCCGATTCATGGGCATGGAGGAAATACGGCCAAAAGCCAATCAAAGGCTCTCCTTATCCCAG gGGATATTATCGATGTAGTAGCTCCAAGGGCTGCCCAGCCAGAAAGCAAGTAGAGAGAAGCCGTGTGGACCCCACCAAGCTCGTTATTACCTACGCTTTCGACCACAACCACCAACTACCGGCAACCAAAtctcaccaccaccaccacaatTCCTCGCCGTCCTCCGCCGCGATCGCCGCTGCACCCGACTTCTCATCCCCGGGGAGCACTACGACGTCGTCGTCCACTTCCTCCGGCGACCATACGAACACCGATCTCTCATTGCCGGCAGCGGCGAAATTCGAGGAGGCGGCTGCGGTTTTCGCGAGTCAGCCTGAACTAGAACTCGGCGGCGATTCGCTGATGATAAAACCATGCATCGGCGATTTTGGATGGTTGGCTGACGTGGCATATGATAGAATCCTGGAGGGCCCAATTTGCGGGGGAGGCGACATATTCGACGACGCCGATGTAATGGTTTTGTCCACAAGAGGAGATGACGAGGACGAATCGTTATTTGCTGACCTTGGGGAGTTACCCGAAGGCTCTATGGTTTTCGGGCGACGGCGAGCGGTCCAACCGGACGGACCGAACCGGACACGTGGCAGAGTATTAGACTGCTAG
- the LOC111811225 gene encoding probable WRKY transcription factor 69 isoform X2, which translates to MDRRVRTNPFVSEQEDPEATSDDGQPESPSDDNDSKPAAGPPPKKRRGVQKRVVSVPIGDVEGSKSKGEAYPPSDSWAWRKYGQKPIKGSPYPRGYYRCSSSKGCPARKQVERSRVDPTKLVITYAFDHNHQLPATKSHHHHHNSSPSSAAIAAAPDFSSPGSTTTSSSTSSGDHTNTDLSLPAAAKFEEAAAVFASQPELELGGDSLMIKPCIGDFGWLADVAYDRILEGPICGGGDIFDDADVMVLSTRGDDEDESLFADLGELPEGSMVFGRRRAVQPDGPNRTRGRVLDC; encoded by the exons ATGGACCGCCGTGTTCGTACAAACCCATTTGTCTCAGAGCAAGAAGATCCAGAAGCCACGTCGGATGACGGCCAACCGGAGTCACCCTCCGACGACAATGATTCAAAACCCGCCGCCGGCCCCCCTCCCAAAAAGAG AAGGGGAGTTCAGAAGAGAGTAGTGTCCGTACCGATCGGCGACGTGGAGGGATCTAAGAGCAAAGGGGAAGCATATCCACCGTCCGATTCATGGGCATGGAGGAAATACGGCCAAAAGCCAATCAAAGGCTCTCCTTATCCCAG gGGATATTATCGATGTAGTAGCTCCAAGGGCTGCCCAGCCAGAAAGCAAGTAGAGAGAAGCCGTGTGGACCCCACCAAGCTCGTTATTACCTACGCTTTCGACCACAACCACCAACTACCGGCAACCAAAtctcaccaccaccaccacaatTCCTCGCCGTCCTCCGCCGCGATCGCCGCTGCACCCGACTTCTCATCCCCGGGGAGCACTACGACGTCGTCGTCCACTTCCTCCGGCGACCATACGAACACCGATCTCTCATTGCCGGCAGCGGCGAAATTCGAGGAGGCGGCTGCGGTTTTCGCGAGTCAGCCTGAACTAGAACTCGGCGGCGATTCGCTGATGATAAAACCATGCATCGGCGATTTTGGATGGTTGGCTGACGTGGCATATGATAGAATCCTGGAGGGCCCAATTTGCGGGGGAGGCGACATATTCGACGACGCCGATGTAATGGTTTTGTCCACAAGAGGAGATGACGAGGACGAATCGTTATTTGCTGACCTTGGGGAGTTACCCGAAGGCTCTATGGTTTTCGGGCGACGGCGAGCGGTCCAACCGGACGGACCGAACCGGACACGTGGCAGAGTATTAGACTGCTAG